The window GCgctccccccccccccccatcTCTTCGGCTTCATTTCTCGATCTTCTTTCAGGTAATTTCGAATCACATTTCGGTTTTAATATTATCAGATTTGATTATGAAATGTGATTAAGAAATCTGGAGAGTTCTTGCAAAATCTGTAGATCGTTTTATGTTGATCTATTGgtgatttgattttcttttgttcttgtcTGGAATAGGTTGATTTTAGGTTTTTGTAGGCTTGCCAATGGAAAACTTAGATGGGAAGAGTTCAGATTCTTCGCAATGCGTTCGCGTTGCTGTTAATATTAGACCTTTGATTACACCGGAGCTAATGGTTGGATGTACGGATTGTATTACGGTTGTGCCTGGCGAGCCTCAGGTGttggttcttttatttttgccAATAGGTTGATTGTGATGGAGTTATTatggatgatttttttttcttctgttttatGTTTGTGCAATTGCATTGTCTGAGTTAATTTTGAATGGGCCTACTGACAGGTTCAAATTGGATCGCATATATTCACTTACGATAATGTGTATGGTAGTGCTGGATCGCCATCTTATGGATTATACGACGACTGTGTTGCTCCATTGGTGGAGGCATTATTTCAGGGTTATAATGCTACTGTTCTTGCTTATGGACAGGTCAAACGATTTTacctttttgtatttttatttcttcaattgtTTATACTTTGACTTTTTATGGCTATTTTGCTGCTTGTATGACGGTTTTAGTGCTTGCCATTTTTACAGACGGGGTCTGGAAAGACCTACACAATGGGGACAAATTATAGCGGCGAAGGAACCAATGATGGAGTAATACCTAAAGTCatggaaaaaatatttaaaaaggtCGAGGCAATGAAGGAATCGACAGAGTTCTTGATCAGAGTATCATTTATTGAGGTGACATACTACTGACTGCTGAAGCGCTATTGAGTTTTTGCTTTgttgtttgaaatatttttttttagtatttattcatatttcgTGAATATGCCAATGACAGATATTCAAGGAAGAAGTTTTTGATTTGCTTGATGCAAGTACTTGCGTTAATACAAAGGGTGAAGGGACAAAGCCTTTTGCTCCTCCACGAGTTCCAATACAAATACGAGAAACTGTTAATGGTGGAATTACGCTTGTTGGTGTCACTGAGGCCGAAGTTCGCACCACAGAAGAAATGACATCTTACTTGTCTCGTGGTTCATTAGCACGTGCAACTGGAAGTACCAACATGAATAGTCAGTCAAGGTATAACATTGACGAAATTTCTATACACGCACAGTCTGTCTAGTGACCTTCTAGATTTGAACCATCCATTTCTGTACTTTATCATGGTTTTTATGATGTAAAAGTtggaatgttttatttttcctacATTGGAATTACATCATATTGGTTGGACAAGAAGCCAAATTTTCTTGTTGGACTCTTGCAATCAGAAAGAAATTcgttaaatttttgtttctattgtATATTAAATTGTTGCAATTGGTATATTTCCTCTAgttcatttacaaaatatgaaCATGGTGTCCTTTTACATTTTCAGTCGATCACATGCCATCTTTACTATTACTATGgagcaaaagaaaaagcttGGGCAAGGCACGTCTCATGATGATACATGCGATGATATTCTATGTGCAAAGCTCCATTTGGTGGATCTTGCTGGTTCTGAAAGAGCAAAACGAACTGGTGCCGATGGCGTGCGCTTTAAAGAAGGTATTGTTGATAATGCTACTGTATGAGATTTAGAGAGTTACCCTGCTTCTATTTCGACCTCATGACAGACTAATATCTGCCTTTTGCatcaaacttttgttttctagttGTTAGTTGACCTTAGAACGATATATTTGCGATGAAATCTTTTTGcgattattgtttattttaggtGTTCATATAAACAAAGGCCTTTTGGCACTCGGCAATGTCATAAGTGCACTTGgagatgagaagaaaagaagagaaggatgTCATGTTCCCTATCGTGATAGCAAGTTAACGCGTTTGCTACAGGCATGCCTCTTTCAACCACAAGCTTTGGagctttgtatttttttgCATGTATTTCCCACAATTCAGAGAAATTGGCTTTGTTGGTTTGCAATTAAAACAATTCATTTGTGACTGGTCAATGTGCTTTATTTGCTTCTAGATCTTATAAGACCAGATAGTCAATTAGGCTATTGGATCCTCTGGCTGCAATTTTTTATCACGTCTTACAAAGTAAATAAGAAGTTAAATGACTTCGTCTTTACTGAAGAAAGATGCCAGAAATTTTAGTCTAATAGTCAGTGTGTGGTATATCTTGTTTCACAAAGCATTCAGACTAGGCTAACTACTGGGAGTTGAATTTACAGGATTCTCTCGGAGGCAACAGCAGAACGGTGATGATTGGTATGcaatttaattaagttgaatAATTTGTTACTAATTGATAGTTTCTTTTgacatatattttaacaagTATGTTTATCATCCACATTCACACAGCTTGTGTGAGTCCTGCCGACTCAAATGCAGAAGAGACCCTAAATACGCTGAAATATGCCAATCGTGCTCgcaatattcaaaataaagcaGTCGTAAGTTTCTTCTACAAAATCTTTTCTAAGaatttattggttttctttgagAAGTTTTCTTCAttactattaatatttttcttttttagatcAACCGAGATCCTGTAGGAGCTCAAATACAGAAAATGCGAAGTCAAATTGAGCAGTTGCAAGCTGAGCTTCTGTTCTATCGTGGTGATGCAGGTTTACCGTATGAAGAGCTACaggtttatatttatattagtgatTACCTCTCTGTGATGCCACATAACATGATACAGAGGTATAACTACCATCACTTTTGTGTTCAGATTCTAAAGCACAAAATATCATTGCTTGAAGCAAGCAATGGAGAGTTGTTGCGGGAACTTCAAGAACGTCGAGTCACTTGTGACCATCTGTCTCAGCGTGCTATTGATGCTCAggttttctcttttgaaaaacattatgtttattgttcaaatttcaattaatgtTTGATATCTCTATCCTCATcgtataaataattttattctacTGGACAATTCAGGttgaaaaagacaaatttgCCATGATAATTGAATCTGTGCGTAATGGAAAATCTTTAGATGAGATTGAATCCAACTACGATAAGGTCTGATgcaatctttttctttcttaaatttgcttgctaaaaaaatgcatttgtTTCTAACCTTTTTTCCCATCTAGGATTGCAAATTGATTAAGAGTTATGTCTCAAAAATTCAAGAGCTAGAAGGCGAGGTACTGAGATTGCAAAGCTTTAAGAGTTCAAAACACAGTCAATATGCTGATCTTGCGGAGTCTGATGATGATAGGCCCCAATCTGGCAACGTCTTATTTCCATGTTCAAATGAGTATTCATCAGAATATGAGGCCAAAGCTGTAGATATTTCAGGTGAGCATGCAAATTTTTAGGGACATTTTATTATGGTTTAATGGATTGTATTTGCAAAGCATTgttggtcttttttttttcccttcccttccccTTTCTCTGACTGTTGTCTATATTATGTTATGTATGAGTTTGATATGTCAACGCATAAAGGGCCGGCTGTTTTTTGCAGATGGAATTGAAGATCATGAAAAGGAGCTTGAACATTCGACAATGCAAGATAGACTAGATAGGGAGCTAAAAGAATTGGATAAGAAACTTGAGCAGAAGGAGGTATGCTATTGGGCATTtaggttttttatttatgatgttttctttaaattcgTTCATCTATACTGTCAACTCTATTGTCTTGTTCTACTCTGCATAAGATTGATCTTTTTTCGAAGTTGTatcatttaagttttattttctatattattgtTTGCCTTTTTGGTGCACCTAAATTCTCTTCTGTTGAAGGCTGAAATGAAACGGTTTGCTGGTACGGATACCTCTGTTATTAAACAACATTATGAAAAAAAGGTCCATGAATTGGAACAAGAAAAGAGAGCTTTACAGGTCATTGCTCATTCCTAAATATACTGCAAGCTCAATTATCAcgcacacacatatatacatcCAAGGTTGCCtgtatatacataaatttatatgaatatatatttagtttttatcttgtttcttttcagaAAGAGATCGAGGAACTTAGATGTAATCTTTCAAACATATCTTCTACATCTGATGATGGGGCTCAAAAGTTGAAGCAAGATTATCTTCAGaaattgaatttcttggaGACTCAGGTACATTTAGTTGCTTCAGGACATTGGTCCACGAATAACTAAGATCCGCTTGataaccatttcttttttagttgttagatttttctaattttatactCCTTTCCTTACAATTGTTTAACTATAGCGTTCACCTTTCTGAATTAAAGGTTTGAATGCTTAGTccaaaaaattcttaaaaaccagcttttattttatttatttattttt of the Cucumis sativus cultivar 9930 chromosome 3, Cucumber_9930_V3, whole genome shotgun sequence genome contains:
- the LOC101205410 gene encoding kinesin-like protein KIN-4C, whose product is MENLDGKSSDSSQCVRVAVNIRPLITPELMVGCTDCITVVPGEPQVQIGSHIFTYDNVYGSAGSPSYGLYDDCVAPLVEALFQGYNATVLAYGQTGSGKTYTMGTNYSGEGTNDGVIPKVMEKIFKKVEAMKESTEFLIRVSFIEIFKEEVFDLLDASTCVNTKGEGTKPFAPPRVPIQIRETVNGGITLVGVTEAEVRTTEEMTSYLSRGSLARATGSTNMNSQSSRSHAIFTITMEQKKKLGQGTSHDDTCDDILCAKLHLVDLAGSERAKRTGADGVRFKEGVHINKGLLALGNVISALGDEKKRREGCHVPYRDSKLTRLLQDSLGGNSRTVMIACVSPADSNAEETLNTLKYANRARNIQNKAVINRDPVGAQIQKMRSQIEQLQAELLFYRGDAGLPYEELQILKHKISLLEASNGELLRELQERRVTCDHLSQRAIDAQVEKDKFAMIIESVRNGKSLDEIESNYDKDCKLIKSYVSKIQELEGEVLRLQSFKSSKHSQYADLAESDDDRPQSGNVLFPCSNEYSSEYEAKAVDISDGIEDHEKELEHSTMQDRLDRELKELDKKLEQKEAEMKRFAGTDTSVIKQHYEKKVHELEQEKRALQKEIEELRCNLSNISSTSDDGAQKLKQDYLQKLNFLETQVSELKKKQDAQAQLLRQKQKSDEAAKRLQDEIHRIKTQKVQLQHKIKQESEQFRSWKASREKEVLQLKKEGRRNEYEMHKLLALNQRQKMVLQRKTEEAAAATKRLKELLESRKAARETSSGGSNGPGIQALMQNIEHELEVTVRVHEVRSEYERQMEERSKMAKELAKLKEEELNRGSNLSDCTRTMSPGARNSRIFALENMLATSSSSLVSMASHLSEAEERERILGGRGRWHQVRSLADAKNIMNFLMNLASSSRCLLWDKEFSSREKDSEIRELKQKIVNLSGMLKKSEAQKAELIHENSALKRYSQGHNYDLRKQEHRNSVVIPADMDTSESDYANYSSDGDDDNYDWERSMKRRLNRKKTSKTKGRVSMVVPDGTDSTEFNLESSGDGILRENESTATTVVCCTCSKFSSCKTSKCQCRANGGACGSSCGCIPSKCSNRGSKSDRDASMQLDLFKDVRNGTENDETDEENQDLVSHGARLLQNALAERPSDAPPTAEDGGAKRKPLSDIGNTLVKSKANKANQRKKWRKSTIQLIPTPQQQASSEPEKHEATEKTENEPNEVVNIPLKLPRAMRSAALNGGGNNLLRERNADHPEDSIGGNKGHELIVPKRVDEKENCNR